The following coding sequences lie in one Pogoniulus pusillus isolate bPogPus1 chromosome 29, bPogPus1.pri, whole genome shotgun sequence genomic window:
- the GDF5 gene encoding growth/differentiation factor 5: MKILRFLTLLLWHLTWLPLDLVPGALSGSEAGQANPGSKRAFLKAEGKERNPSARAGTLRTASHGYSAGTPKARAKSGAAQTGAPLAKNDESKKVVSRTAGTEGKVGHIPSRPPALRTVTPKVQNPSSKVALKKPAAGTADTESFKGKKSKEPGSQRESKEAFRHPPITPHEYMLSLYRTLSDAERKGVNGSVKLEAGLANTITSFIDKGQDERAPSIRKQKYIFDISALEKDGLLGAELRILRKKPSDSWKSHSAGRTSQVKLFSCSTSRQAATLLDSRTVSITDTPKWEVFDIWKLFRNFKNLANLCFELETLERGRAVDLRSVGFNRTGRQVNEKALFLVFGRTKKRDLFFNEIKARSGQDDKTVYEYLFNQRRKRRAPLATRQGKRPSKNLKARCSRKTLHVNFKDMGWDDWIIAPLEYEAYHCEGLCEFPLRSHLEPTNHAVIQTLMNSMDPESTPPTCCVPTRLSPISILFIDSANNVVYKQYEDMVVESCGCR; the protein is encoded by the exons ATGAAAATCCTGCGTTTTCTCACTTTACTGCTTTGGCATCTGACTTGGCTGCCTCTGGATCTGGTTCCCGGAGCACTGAGTGGTTCTGAAGCAGGCCAGGCTAATCCAGGATCTAAACGAGCTTTtctgaaggcagaagggaaggagaggaaccCCTCAGCACGGGCGGGCACGCTGAGGACTGCGAGCCATGGGTATAGCGCTGGCACCCCGAAGGCCAGGGCTAAGAGCGGCGCTGCTCAGACCGGAGCTCCACTGGCCAAGAACGATGAATCCAAGAAGGTTGTCTCAAGaacagcaggcacagagggcAAGGTAGGGCACATCCCCAGCAGACCTCCTGCACTAAGGACGGTGACTCCCAAAGTTCAAAACCCCAGCAGCAAGGTGGCTCTGAAAAaacctgctgcaggcactgccgaCACCGAGTCCTTCAAAGGCAAAAAGAGCAAGGAGCCTGGGAGCCAGAGGGAAAGCAAGGAGGCTTTCAGACACCCCCCCATAACCCCCCACGAGTACATGCTCTCCTTGTACAGGACCCTCTCCGATGCCGAAAGGAAAGGTGTCAATGGAAGTGTCAAACTGGAGGCTGGACTTGCCAACACAATAACCAGCTTCATAGACAAAGGACAAG ACGAGCGAGCACCAAGCATAAGGAAACAGAAGTACATCTTCGACATCAGCGCCCTGGAAAAAGATGgtttgctgggagcagagcttcGGATACTGAGGAAGAAGCCTTCTGACTCCTGGAAGTCTCACTCTGCTGGAAGAACCTCCCAAGTGAAACTGTTCAGCTGCTCCACGAGCAGGCAAGCGGCGACGCTGCTGGACTCTCGCACCGTCAGCATCACAGATACGCCCAAGTGGGAGGTGTTTGACATCTGGAAGCTGTTCAGGAACTTCAAGAACTTGGCTAATCTGTGCTTTGAGCTGGAGACCTtggagaggggcagagcagtggaCCTGAGGAGCGTGGGGTTCAACAGAACGGGCAGGCAGGTGAACGAGAAGGCTCTCTTCTTGGTGTTTGGCAGGACCAAGAAAAGGGACCTGTTCTTCAACGAGATCAAAGCCAGGTCTGGGCAGGACGACAAAACCGTTTACGAGTACCTGTTCAACCAGAGGCGGAAGAGAAGAGCCCCCCTAGCCACCAGGCAAGGGAAGAGGCCCAGCAAGAACCTGAAGGCAAGGTGCAGCAGGAAAACCCTGCACGTGAACTTCAAGGACATGGGCTGGGACGACTGGATCATAGCCCCCCTGGAGTACGAAGCCTACCACTGCGAGGGGCTGTGCGAGTTCCCGCTGCGCTCCCACCTGGAGCCCACCAACCACGCTGTCATCCAGACCCTGATGAACTCCATGGACCCCGAGTCCACCCCCCCGACCTGCTGCGTGCCCACCAGGCTGAGTCCCATCAGCATCCTCTTCATTGACTCTGCAAACAATGTGGTCTACAAGCAGTACGAGGacatggtggtggagtcgtgCGGCTGCAGGTAG